A single region of the Silene latifolia isolate original U9 population chromosome 8, ASM4854445v1, whole genome shotgun sequence genome encodes:
- the LOC141596023 gene encoding UDP-glycosyltransferase 86A1-like encodes MMNKPHAILVAYPTQGHVNPMVQLAIKLASKGFSLTFINTESIHKQIISSNPTRDTSHIFSGAVNGSISDFEYVTVSDGLPLEYDRSLNLDHWIGAMMHTYPAHVEAAVAKVVKLKPFTCCLVADSYSVWASNVAKKYGIFYVSLWTEAALVLDIYLHYHLLKENAHVAPGTRRDIIDYIPGVKSLKTTDLMSYLQEDDMTSISHQSIFGAIDDFSQADFILSNTVQELEPDTTKAIQAKIPFYTIGPLFPRGVTKRPVATSLWAESDCTQWLDTKPNGSVLYVSFGSYAHISKDELVEIANGIKLSGVNFLWVIRPDMVSSDDPDPLPLEFKNEVRDRAIIVMWTNQLTVLSHPAIGGFLTHCGWNSTIESVWHGVPLLCFPLLTDQFTNRKLIVDDWKVGYYLCDEKPVKKEEVSQKIELLMRESMGARLKKNIKDAKQILEKAVTIDGSSEQNFDDFIKDLKIGVEKKLSLSFDC; translated from the exons atgatgaacaaaCCACATGCAATTCTAGTTGCATACCCAACACAAGGGCACGTAAATCCAATGGTCCAATTAGCCATAAAACTAGCCTCAAAAGGCTTCTCATTAACCTTTATAAATACCGAATCGATTCACAAACAAATAATCTCGTCTAACCCGACCCGTGACACGTCCCACATTTTCTCGGGGGCGGTCAACGGGTCAATTTCTGATTTTGAATACGTAACCGTGTCGGATGGGTTACCTTTGGAATATGATAGGTCTCTTAATTTGGATCATTGGATCGGGGCTATGATGCATACGTACCCGGCCCATGTTGAGGCCGCGGTCGCTAAGGTCGTTAAATTGAAACCGTTTACGTGTTGTTTGGTTGCGGATAGTTATTCGGTTTGGGCTTCGAATGTTGCTAAAAAATACGGGATTTTTTACGTGTCGTTATGGACCGAGGCGGCTTTGGTGCTTGATATttatcttcattatcatttgctTAAGGAGAATGCTCATGTTGCTCCAG GTACACGAAGGGACATAATCGATTACATACCGGGAGTAAAATCGTTGAAAACGACGGATCTAATGTCGTATTTACAAGAAGACGATATGACAAGTATATCTCACCAATCTATATTTGGTGCAATTGATGATTTTAGTCAAGCTGATTTTATACTAAGCAATACAGTCCAGGAACTCGAACCTGACACGACTAAAGCCATCCAGGCTAAAATCCCATTTTACACAATTGGGCCGTTATTTCCACGTGGGGTCACTAAACGGCCCGTGGCCACGAGCTTATGGGCCGAATCGGATTGTACCCAATGGCTAGACACTAAGCCCAATGGGTCAGTTTTGTATGTTTCCTTTGGAAGTTATGCTCATATTAGCAAAGATGAGCTTGTGGAAATTGCTAATGGGATTAAATTAAGTGGTGTGAATTTTCTTTGGGTGATCCGACCCGATATGGTGAGCTCCGATGACCCGGATCCATTACCACTTGAGTTCAAGAACGAGGTTCGTGATCGAGCGATTATAGTTATGTGGACTAATCAACTTACGGTCTTGTCTCATCCGGCTATAGGAGGGTTTCTGACGCATTGTGGTTGGAACTCGACTATTGAAAGTGTATGGCACGGAGTACCGTTACTTTGTTTTCCGTTATTAACCGATCAATTTACAAATCGGAAACTAATTGTCGATGATTGGAAGGTCGGGTACTATTTATGTGACGAGAAACCGGTTAAAAAGGAGGAAGTATCACAAAAGATCGAACTCCTAATGCGAGAGTCGATGGGTGCTAGGCTTAAGAAAAATATTAAGGATGCCAAGCAAATATTGGAGAAAGCCGTAACAATTGATGGATCGTCCGAGCAAAATTTTGATGATTTCATTAAGGATTTGAAAATCGGTGTTGAGAAGAAATTAAGTTTATCATTCGATTGCTAG
- the LOC141596022 gene encoding uncharacterized protein LOC141596022, whose protein sequence is MSSLFLLGNLRKAANLILKGRDSSCIGLRTYTTYPVVRQPVPKYRLYIQFRLNNGGSTRVGLFKHLECRYKSVFARNYSIMHRSNTMSMTHHARKAWERLVKIRSSHKLALPLISIARAFSIASTKSHILLPGICALVYGEVARPKKAFAESDYVPPRNAVYNHAQDGRAFVSRLLSDVVEALILLKRAVCLAVLFSPCVAMAPFADSFGPQYRTLWLRVLRGTLEKAGPAFIKWGQWAATRPDLFPTDLCTELSKLHSKAPEHSFAYTKRTVEQAFGRKLTDIFERFEENPVASGSIAQVHRAVVRHRYPRETIKPIEVAVKVRHPGVGESIRRDFAIINAIAKVSTFIPALKWLRLDESVQQFSVFMLSQVDLAREAAHLNRFIHNFRRWRDVSFPKPLYPLVHPAVLVETFEEGDSVTHYVDGLDVNERFKTALAHLGTHALLKMLLVDNFIHADMHPGNILVRMKHGKRKLSSKSKPHVIFIDVGMTAELAKTDRVTLLDFFKAVARRDGHTVAECTLQMSKKQNCPNPQAFIQEVKKSFDFWATQEGDLVHPADAMQQLLEQVRRHKVNIDGNVCTVIVTTLVLEGWQRKLDPDYNVMKTLQTMLLKADLAQSLSYTIEHLMAP, encoded by the exons ATGTCAAG TCTGTTCTTGCTTGGCAATCTAAGAAAAGCTGCTAATTTGATATTAAAAGGCCGGGATAGCAGCTGTATAGGATTAAGAACTTATACGACATATCCGGTTGTCAGGCAACCTGTACCTAAATACAGACTATATATACAATTCAGGCTAAATAATGGGGGAAGCACTCGAGTTGGTCTCTTTAAACATCTTGAATGTCGTTACAAAAGTGTCTTTGCGAGGAACTATTCAATTATGCATAGAAGTAACACTATGTCTATGACACATCATGCTCGAAAAGCTTGGGAAAGGCTTGTGAAGATCCGATCTTCCCATAAATTAGCATTACCGTTGATAAGTATTGCTCGAGCATTCAGCATTGCCTCCACGAAATCTCACATTTTGTTACCGGGCATTTGTGCTTTGGTTTATGGGGAAGTAGCTCGACCCAAAAAAGCATTTGCTGAGTCAGACTATGTGCCCCCAAGGAATGCTGTTTATAACCACGCACAAGATGGGCGTGCCTTTGTAAGCAGGTTGCTTTCCGATGTAGTTGAGGCTCTTATTTTGTTGAAAAGAGCGGTTTGTCTGGCAGTTTTATTCTCACCTTGCGTAGCCATGGCTCCATTTGCAGATAGTTTTGGACCTCAGTATAGGACTCTTTGGCTTCGGGTTTTACGTGGTACCCTTGAAAAAGCAGGCCCAGCATTTATTAAGTGGGGTCAGTGGGCAGCGACTCGACCTGATCTATTTCCAACGGATTTGTGTACTGAACTTTCTAAGCTTCACTCTAAAGCTCCAGAGCACAGTTTCGCTTACACAAAACGCACTGTGGAGCAAGCCTTTGGTCGTAAGCTGACTGACATTTTTGAGAGATTTGAGGAAAACCCTGTTGCTTCAGGGAGTATTGCACAGGTTCATCGAGCAGTTGTGCGACATCGATATCCCCGTGAAACTATTAAACCCATTGAAGTTGCAGTAAAGGTTAGACATCCAGGAGTTGGTGAATCAATCAGGAGGGACTTTGCTATAATAAATGCAATTGCAAAAGTTTCAACATTTATTCCTGCATTGAAATGGTTGAGACTAGATGAAAGTGTCCAGCAATTTTCCGTTTTCATGTTGTCTCAAGTTGACCTAGCCAGGGAAGCGGCTCATTTGAATCGTTTTATACATAATTTTCGGAGATGGAGGGATGTTTCTTTCCCAAAGCCTCTTTACCCGCTTGTGCATCCTGCAGTTTTGGTTGAAACTTTTGAGGAAGGGGACAGTGTAACACACTATGTCGATGGTCTTGATGTGAATGAACGCTTTAAAACTGCACTTGCGCACCTTGGCACTCATGCTCTTCTCAAGATGCTCCTT GTAGATAACTTTATCCATGCAGACATGCATCCCGGGAATATTCTTGTCCGAATGAAACACGGCAAAAGGAAATTAAGCTCGAAATCAAAGCCACATGTCATCTTCATTGATGTAGGAATGACTGCTGAGCTGGCAAAGACTGATCGTGTAACCTTGCTGGATTTCTTCAAGGCTGTTGCTCGCCGTGATGGACATACTGTAGCTGAGTGCACTCTCCAAATGTCTAAGAAACAGAATTGCCCTAATCCACAGGCCTTCATTCAG GAGGTTAAAAAATCTTTCGATTTCTGGGCAACTCAAGAAGGGGACTTGGTTCATCCTGCAGATGCTATGCAACAGTTATTGGAGCAAGTTAGACGTCACAAGGTGAACATTGACGGCAATGTATGCACTGTAATCGTTACAACCCTCGTCCTTGAG GGTTGGCAGCGGAAGCTTGATCCAGACTACAATGTGATGAAAACGCTACAAACAATGTTACTCAAAGCCGATTTGGCTCAATCGCTTTCATATACAATCGAACATCTAATGGCACCATAg